From the Natrinema amylolyticum genome, the window TGATCGACGACGTCCGCGTGTTGCTCCGGACGACCGAGGGGAGCTACCGGCCCGAGTCCGTCGACGCCGCTCGCGTGCTGGCGGACGAGGTCCGAAAGCTCGAGACCGAGTGGGAGACGGTCGACGTGGAGACGTCGATCCCGGATCGCGTCTTCGTCCGCGCCGACGACCTCCTCGCCCGGATCTTCGGTAACCTCCTCTCGAACGCGGTCGAACATAACGACGCTGCGACGCCCCGCGTCTTGATCGCGGTCGAACCCGGCCCCGAGACCGTCCGGTTCGAAATCGCGGACAACGGACCCGGGATCCCCGAACCGGAGCGTGACGCTCTCTTCGACCGGGTCGAGAGCCGCGGGAGCACGCACGGACTGGGCCTCTATCTGGTCGATCGACTGGTCGCCCGCTACGACGGGACCGTCGAACTCACCGAAACCGGTCCCGAGGGAAGCCGCTTCGCGGTCGAACTCCCCGCGGCCTCGAGCGAACGGGACGAGAAACCGCCCGAAGACGCTGCGATGACAGCGCTCCTCGTGGAGTGAGACGGCGTCGTTCGTCGCCGTCTCTCGCGTTCACTGCGCTCGACTACAGCGCTTTCTTGTACGCCTCGAGCGTCTCCTCGACGTCTTCTTCAGTGTGGCCGTAGCTGACGAACTGGCACTCGAACTGGTTCTGCGAGAGGAAGACGTCCTGCTCTTTCATCTTCCCCCAGAAGATGCGTCGCCAGCGCTCGGTCTCGGCGTTCTTCACGTCCGCGGCGTTCTTCGGCGAGTAGTCGTAGCGCGGACAGGTCGGGTCCTGTCGGCAGCCGGCTGTGCACTGCTCCTCGAGCGAGTTCGGCCCCGGTCCCTC encodes:
- a CDS encoding sensor histidine kinase; amino-acid sequence: MSTVIDDVRVLLRTTEGSYRPESVDAARVLADEVRKLETEWETVDVETSIPDRVFVRADDLLARIFGNLLSNAVEHNDAATPRVLIAVEPGPETVRFEIADNGPGIPEPERDALFDRVESRGSTHGLGLYLVDRLVARYDGTVELTETGPEGSRFAVELPAASSERDEKPPEDAAMTALLVE